The genomic region GCCTGCTGATCGGGTACGTCGAGGCCGAGGACCTGGAGGCGGCGCAGAAGGCAATGGCGGCCACCGAGGTGAACGCGCGCTGGCAGGCCGAGATGCAGCAGTTCTTCGCCGGCAGCGACGGCCGGCCGCCGGACGAGTCGTTCCTGCTGCTCCGCGAGATCTTCCACCTGACCCCACCCGCAGAGGACTGAAGCCATGACCACCGAAGCTGTGAAGAACGC from Kribbella flavida DSM 17836 harbors:
- a CDS encoding L-rhamnose mutarotase, whose translation is MNRYCFCLQVKPDRLDEYVERHRDVWPDMRAALHEAGWHNYSLFLRDDGLLIGYVEAEDLEAAQKAMAATEVNARWQAEMQQFFAGSDGRPPDESFLLLREIFHLTPPAED